A single genomic interval of Labrus mixtus chromosome 6, fLabMix1.1, whole genome shotgun sequence harbors:
- the kif11 gene encoding kinesin-like protein KIF11 isoform X2, with translation MASHNLSGVKREEKGRNIQVVVRCRPFNTMERKSSSGVIDCDQGRKEVLVKTGGMNDKASRKTYTFDMVFGPAAKQIEVYRSVVFPILDEVIMGYNCTVFAYGQTGTGKTFTMEGERTPNEQFTWEEDPLAGVIPRTLHQIFEKLTENGTEFSVKVSLLEIYNEELFDLLSPSEDVTERLQLFDDPRNKRGVVVKGLEEVTVHNKDEVYQILERGAAKRRTASTLMNAYSSRSHSVFSVTIHMKEITLDGEELVKIGKLNLVDLAGSENIGRSGAVDKRAREAGNINQSLLTLGRVITALVEKRPHVPYRESKLTRILQDSLGGRTKTSIIATVSPSSSNLEETLSTLEYASRAKNIMNKPEVNQKLTKRTLIKEYTEEIERLKRDLAATRDKNGVYISTENYESMMSQITAQELSSAEYTDRIAAMEEELKKVTELFVDSKTKLEQCTAELDDKQQRLEETSQDLQQTKVKLSHEEFICSEISSVQDVLYDTAGQLLSTVDASTSDVSGLHDKLDRKKKVEQHNNGIQQSFAQRMDGAFSNVQRCVQQQGAKHQDMLSSYSQSIDGVLVMNEAALKGALTTMESFVGGVGQLVAEGVARCQDRVQQQEAMCLKDKESVLQLLEEHQQDMEEVLVVRTLMGLSAVKELNDTLRATVETQRALADKVEAMKEMGVFFSGLVQELAGLREASVQGLSALHTQHDKLEDEISQAQERHQTGMKQTIQCLQDQLNLLTMEVQKDYTDLRTSSKALQKPLQTLQENINSGCSTVERRASSQADLLSSTSSSLASSLRLTTSQSLQTLDEMTGCCSHLHSAVSGLVDRDLQWSSKTREQAETAAQQHSTLTGMISSEAQALHQSVEKRCTEHLQTAEEQLSGRQEEVKRAVMAVQDQTSQDRTVLEQQQAELQDHVETSQELVSDFLQNELQQDIPTGTTPQRREFVYPRQLVKSRTRSELLESLRRQQEELRAAVEEEEDEQEELSQVDHDSLEDELSTCNESLATEPSFIDENLVFNESKRVPFFKKKGGKKESKIHNRQKASENEATSTPQKSRLPLRCQN, from the exons ATGGCTTCACACAACCTGAGCGGAGTCAAACGAGAGGAGAAGGGCAGAAACATCCAAGTCGTTGTCAGATGCAG gCCTTTCAACACAATGGAGCGCAAGTCGTCCTCCGGGGTCATCGACTGCGACCAGGGCAGGAAGGAGGTCCTCGTGAAGACGGGTGGGATGAACGACAAAGCATCACGAAAGACCTACACGTTTGACATG gtATTTGGTCCGGCAGCCAAGCAGATTGAGGTCTACAGGAGCGTTGTTTTCCCGATCCTGGATGAAGTCATCATGGGATACAACTGCACTGTTTTTGC CTACGGTCAGACAGGAACAGGAAAGACGTTCACCATGGAGGGGGAGAGGACTCCAAACGAGCAGTTCACCTGGGAGGAG GACCCTCTGGCTGGCGTCATCCCCAGGACACTGCACCAGATTTTTGAGAAGCTCACTGAAAATGGCACAGAGTTCTCAGTCAAAGTGTCCCTGCTGGAGATCTACAACGAGGAGCTTTTTGACCTGCTCAGCCCCAGCGAGGACGTCACTGAGCGTCTGCAGCTCTTTGACGACCCGAGAAACAAG CGAGGCGTGGTGGTGAAGGGTCTAGAGGAGGTGACGGTTCACAACAAAGACGAAGTTTATCAGATCCTGGAGAGAGGAGCCGCCAAGAGGAGGACGGCCTCCACGCTTATGAACGCCTACTCCAG TCGCTCCCACTCGGTGTTCTCAGTCACCATCCACATGAAGGAGATCACTCTGGACGGAGAGGAGCTGGTGAAGATCGGCAAACTCAATCTG GTGGATCTTGCCGGAAGTGAGAACATCGGGCGCTCTGGTGCGGTGGACAAACGCGCTCGTGAGGCGGGAAACATCAACCAGTCTCTGCTGACACTGGGCAGAGTGATCACGGCGCTGGTGGAGAAGAGGCCTCACGTCCCGTACAG AGAGTCCAAGCTGACCAGAATCCTGCAGGACTCGCTGGGAGGACGAACGAAAACCTCCATCATCGCCACGGTGTCGCCTTCCTCCAGCAACCTGGAG gagaCTCTGAGCACGCTGGAGTACGCCAGCAGAGCCAAGAACATCATGAACAAGCCCGAGGTCAACCAGAAACTCACCAAGAGGACTCTCATCAAG GAATACACCGAGGAGATTGAGCGTCTGAAGCGTGACTTGGCAGCCACTCGAGACAAGAACGGAGTTTATATTTCTACAGAGAACTATGA GAGTATGATGAGTCAGATCACGGCTCAAGAGTTGAGTTCAGCAGAGTACACTGACAGGATCGCTGCCATGGAGGAGGAGCTaaagaag gtgaccGAGCTGTTTGTGGACAGTAAGACCAAACTGGAGCAGTGCACTGCAGAGCTGGATGACAAGCAGCAGAG ACTGGAGGAGACTAGCCAGGACCTGCAGCAGACCAAAGTGAAGCTGAGTCATGAGGAGTTCATCTGCTCCGAGATCAGCTCAGTCCAGGATGTGCTCTACGACACCGCCGGGCAG CTGCTGAGCACAGTGGACGCCAGCACTAGTGACGTGTCGGGCCTCCATGACAAGCTGGACAGGAAGAAAAAG GTGGAGCAGCACAACAATGGCATCCAGCAGAGCTTCGCACAGAGGATGGACGGCGCGTTCAGCAACGTGCAGCGCTGCGTTCAGCAGCAGGGAGCCAAACACCAAGACATGCTGAGCAGCTACTCTCAGTCCATCG ACGGTGTGCTCGTCATGAACGAGGCGGCACTGAAAGGCGCTCTGACCACCATGGAGTCCTTTGTGGGTGGAGTCGGGCAGCTGGTGGCTGAGGGCGTGGCTCGCTGTCAGGACCGAGTGCAGCAACAGGAGGCGATGTGTCTGAAGGATAAGGAGAGcgtgctgcagctgctg gAGGAGCATCAGCAGGACATGGAGGAGGTCCTGGTGGTTCGCACTCTGATGGGTCTGTCAGCTGTCAAAGAGCTCAATGACACACTGAGAGCCACAGTGGAGACACAGCGGGCGCTGGCCGACAAG GTGGAGGCGATGAAGGAGATGGGTGTGTTTTTCAGTGGCCTGGTGCAGGAGCTGGCAGGACTGCGGGAGGCCTCTGTGCAGGGTCTGAGCGCTCTGCACACTCAACACGACAAGTTAGAGGACGAGATCAGTCAGGCGCAGGAGAGACACCAGACG GGGATGAAGCAGACCATCCAGTGCCTGCAGGACCAGCTCAACCTGCTGACTATGGAGGTCCAGAAGGATTATACTGATCTGCGCACGTCCTCCAAAGCTCTGCAGAAACCTCTACAGACCCTCCAGGAGAACATCAACAG TGGTTGCAGTACAGTAGAGCGTCGGGCCTCCTCTCAGGCggacctcctctcctccacctcctcctccctggcCTCCTCTCTGCGTCTGACCACCAGCCAGAGCCTGCAGACCCTGGATGAGATGACGGGCTGCTGTTCCCACCTGCACAGCGCTGTGTCAG GCTTGGTCGATCGTGACCTCCAGTGGAGCTCCAAAACCAGGGAGCAGGCAGAGACTGCCGCCCAGCAACATTCAACTCTGACGGGGATGATTTCAAGTGAAGCTCAGGCCCTGCATCAG agtgtcgagaaGCGCTGCACTGAACACCTCCAGACAGCCGAGGAGCAGCTGTCGGGTCGGCAGGAGGAGGTTAAGCGGGCTGTGATGGCTGTACAGGACCAGACCTCCCAGGACCGGACTGTCCTGGAGCAACAGCAGGCTGAGCTGCAGGACCACGTGGAGACGAGTCAGGAGCTGGTCAGCGATTTTCTGCAAAACGAGCTGCAGCAGGACATTCCTACTG GTACGACCCCTCAGCGTCGAGAGTTTGTCTATCCCAGGCAGCTGGTGAAGTCGCGGACTCGGAGCGAGCTGCTGGAGAGCCTGaggaggcagcaggaggagctgagggcagctgtggaggaggaagaggacgagcaGGAGGAGCTCAGCCAGGTCGACCAC GACTCTCTTGAAGACGAGTTGAGTACTTGTAACGAAAGCTTGGCCACAGAGCCGTCCTTCATCGATGAGAACCTCGTCTTCAACGAGAGCAAACGAGTTCCCTTCTTTAag AAGAAGGGCGGTAAGAAGGAATCGAAGATCCACAACAGGCAAAAAGCATCTGAAAACGAAGCCACATCAACGCCTCAGAAATCCAGACTGCCCCTCCGCTGTCAGAACTAG
- the kif11 gene encoding kinesin-like protein KIF11 isoform X1 — MASHNLSGVKREEKGRNIQVVVRCRPFNTMERKSSSGVIDCDQGRKEVLVKTGGMNDKASRKTYTFDMVFGPAAKQIEVYRSVVFPILDEVIMGYNCTVFAYGQTGTGKTFTMEGERTPNEQFTWEEDPLAGVIPRTLHQIFEKLTENGTEFSVKVSLLEIYNEELFDLLSPSEDVTERLQLFDDPRNKRGVVVKGLEEVTVHNKDEVYQILERGAAKRRTASTLMNAYSSRSHSVFSVTIHMKEITLDGEELVKIGKLNLVDLAGSENIGRSGAVDKRAREAGNINQSLLTLGRVITALVEKRPHVPYRESKLTRILQDSLGGRTKTSIIATVSPSSSNLEETLSTLEYASRAKNIMNKPEVNQKLTKRTLIKEYTEEIERLKRDLAATRDKNGVYISTENYESMMSQITAQELSSAEYTDRIAAMEEELKKVTELFVDSKTKLEQCTAELDDKQQRLEETSQDLQQTKVKLSHEEFICSEISSVQDVLYDTAGQLLSTVDASTSDVSGLHDKLDRKKKVEQHNNGIQQSFAQRMDGAFSNVQRCVQQQGAKHQDMLSSYSQSIDGVLVMNEAALKGALTTMESFVGGVGQLVAEGVARCQDRVQQQEAMCLKDKESVLQLLEEHQQDMEEVLVVRTLMGLSAVKELNDTLRATVETQRALADKVEAMKEMGVFFSGLVQELAGLREASVQGLSALHTQHDKLEDEISQAQERHQTGMKQTIQCLQDQLNLLTMEVQKDYTDLRTSSKALQKPLQTLQENINSGCSTVERRASSQADLLSSTSSSLASSLRLTTSQSLQTLDEMTGCCSHLHSAVSGLVDRDLQWSSKTREQAETAAQQHSTLTGMISSEAQALHQSVEKRCTEHLQTAEEQLSGRQEEVKRAVMAVQDQTSQDRTVLEQQQAELQDHVETSQELVSDFLQNELQQDIPTGTTPQRREFVYPRQLVKSRTRSELLESLRRQQEELRAAVEEEEDEQEELSQVDHDSLEDELSTCNESLATEPSFIDENLVFNESKRVPFFKQKKGGKKESKIHNRQKASENEATSTPQKSRLPLRCQN, encoded by the exons ATGGCTTCACACAACCTGAGCGGAGTCAAACGAGAGGAGAAGGGCAGAAACATCCAAGTCGTTGTCAGATGCAG gCCTTTCAACACAATGGAGCGCAAGTCGTCCTCCGGGGTCATCGACTGCGACCAGGGCAGGAAGGAGGTCCTCGTGAAGACGGGTGGGATGAACGACAAAGCATCACGAAAGACCTACACGTTTGACATG gtATTTGGTCCGGCAGCCAAGCAGATTGAGGTCTACAGGAGCGTTGTTTTCCCGATCCTGGATGAAGTCATCATGGGATACAACTGCACTGTTTTTGC CTACGGTCAGACAGGAACAGGAAAGACGTTCACCATGGAGGGGGAGAGGACTCCAAACGAGCAGTTCACCTGGGAGGAG GACCCTCTGGCTGGCGTCATCCCCAGGACACTGCACCAGATTTTTGAGAAGCTCACTGAAAATGGCACAGAGTTCTCAGTCAAAGTGTCCCTGCTGGAGATCTACAACGAGGAGCTTTTTGACCTGCTCAGCCCCAGCGAGGACGTCACTGAGCGTCTGCAGCTCTTTGACGACCCGAGAAACAAG CGAGGCGTGGTGGTGAAGGGTCTAGAGGAGGTGACGGTTCACAACAAAGACGAAGTTTATCAGATCCTGGAGAGAGGAGCCGCCAAGAGGAGGACGGCCTCCACGCTTATGAACGCCTACTCCAG TCGCTCCCACTCGGTGTTCTCAGTCACCATCCACATGAAGGAGATCACTCTGGACGGAGAGGAGCTGGTGAAGATCGGCAAACTCAATCTG GTGGATCTTGCCGGAAGTGAGAACATCGGGCGCTCTGGTGCGGTGGACAAACGCGCTCGTGAGGCGGGAAACATCAACCAGTCTCTGCTGACACTGGGCAGAGTGATCACGGCGCTGGTGGAGAAGAGGCCTCACGTCCCGTACAG AGAGTCCAAGCTGACCAGAATCCTGCAGGACTCGCTGGGAGGACGAACGAAAACCTCCATCATCGCCACGGTGTCGCCTTCCTCCAGCAACCTGGAG gagaCTCTGAGCACGCTGGAGTACGCCAGCAGAGCCAAGAACATCATGAACAAGCCCGAGGTCAACCAGAAACTCACCAAGAGGACTCTCATCAAG GAATACACCGAGGAGATTGAGCGTCTGAAGCGTGACTTGGCAGCCACTCGAGACAAGAACGGAGTTTATATTTCTACAGAGAACTATGA GAGTATGATGAGTCAGATCACGGCTCAAGAGTTGAGTTCAGCAGAGTACACTGACAGGATCGCTGCCATGGAGGAGGAGCTaaagaag gtgaccGAGCTGTTTGTGGACAGTAAGACCAAACTGGAGCAGTGCACTGCAGAGCTGGATGACAAGCAGCAGAG ACTGGAGGAGACTAGCCAGGACCTGCAGCAGACCAAAGTGAAGCTGAGTCATGAGGAGTTCATCTGCTCCGAGATCAGCTCAGTCCAGGATGTGCTCTACGACACCGCCGGGCAG CTGCTGAGCACAGTGGACGCCAGCACTAGTGACGTGTCGGGCCTCCATGACAAGCTGGACAGGAAGAAAAAG GTGGAGCAGCACAACAATGGCATCCAGCAGAGCTTCGCACAGAGGATGGACGGCGCGTTCAGCAACGTGCAGCGCTGCGTTCAGCAGCAGGGAGCCAAACACCAAGACATGCTGAGCAGCTACTCTCAGTCCATCG ACGGTGTGCTCGTCATGAACGAGGCGGCACTGAAAGGCGCTCTGACCACCATGGAGTCCTTTGTGGGTGGAGTCGGGCAGCTGGTGGCTGAGGGCGTGGCTCGCTGTCAGGACCGAGTGCAGCAACAGGAGGCGATGTGTCTGAAGGATAAGGAGAGcgtgctgcagctgctg gAGGAGCATCAGCAGGACATGGAGGAGGTCCTGGTGGTTCGCACTCTGATGGGTCTGTCAGCTGTCAAAGAGCTCAATGACACACTGAGAGCCACAGTGGAGACACAGCGGGCGCTGGCCGACAAG GTGGAGGCGATGAAGGAGATGGGTGTGTTTTTCAGTGGCCTGGTGCAGGAGCTGGCAGGACTGCGGGAGGCCTCTGTGCAGGGTCTGAGCGCTCTGCACACTCAACACGACAAGTTAGAGGACGAGATCAGTCAGGCGCAGGAGAGACACCAGACG GGGATGAAGCAGACCATCCAGTGCCTGCAGGACCAGCTCAACCTGCTGACTATGGAGGTCCAGAAGGATTATACTGATCTGCGCACGTCCTCCAAAGCTCTGCAGAAACCTCTACAGACCCTCCAGGAGAACATCAACAG TGGTTGCAGTACAGTAGAGCGTCGGGCCTCCTCTCAGGCggacctcctctcctccacctcctcctccctggcCTCCTCTCTGCGTCTGACCACCAGCCAGAGCCTGCAGACCCTGGATGAGATGACGGGCTGCTGTTCCCACCTGCACAGCGCTGTGTCAG GCTTGGTCGATCGTGACCTCCAGTGGAGCTCCAAAACCAGGGAGCAGGCAGAGACTGCCGCCCAGCAACATTCAACTCTGACGGGGATGATTTCAAGTGAAGCTCAGGCCCTGCATCAG agtgtcgagaaGCGCTGCACTGAACACCTCCAGACAGCCGAGGAGCAGCTGTCGGGTCGGCAGGAGGAGGTTAAGCGGGCTGTGATGGCTGTACAGGACCAGACCTCCCAGGACCGGACTGTCCTGGAGCAACAGCAGGCTGAGCTGCAGGACCACGTGGAGACGAGTCAGGAGCTGGTCAGCGATTTTCTGCAAAACGAGCTGCAGCAGGACATTCCTACTG GTACGACCCCTCAGCGTCGAGAGTTTGTCTATCCCAGGCAGCTGGTGAAGTCGCGGACTCGGAGCGAGCTGCTGGAGAGCCTGaggaggcagcaggaggagctgagggcagctgtggaggaggaagaggacgagcaGGAGGAGCTCAGCCAGGTCGACCAC GACTCTCTTGAAGACGAGTTGAGTACTTGTAACGAAAGCTTGGCCACAGAGCCGTCCTTCATCGATGAGAACCTCGTCTTCAACGAGAGCAAACGAGTTCCCTTCTTTAag CAGAAGAAGGGCGGTAAGAAGGAATCGAAGATCCACAACAGGCAAAAAGCATCTGAAAACGAAGCCACATCAACGCCTCAGAAATCCAGACTGCCCCTCCGCTGTCAGAACTAG